The following coding sequences are from one Leptolyngbya sp. NIES-3755 window:
- a CDS encoding phosphoribulokinase/uridine kinase (similar to AA sequence:cyanobase_aa:LBDG_19220) has translation MSQRPIILGIVGDSAAGKTTLTRGIAQVLGEENVTIICTDDYHKYDRSDRAQIGITALHPDCNHLDIMQQHLSLLRSGQPILKPNYSHKTGTFEAPTYIKPNRFVIIEGLLGYSTRLARDCYDVKVYLAPPEDVRAQWKVKRDTQKRGYTEEQVLEELRKREPDSSEFIRPQRAWADMIVSFCPPTSTPSPNGHLDVKLVLRPTIPHPDLTQVVGDDAPTRSAIRLGLDRDMGKPVDVLEIDGHATKEQVVHLERFICDELPALSNVCNPTGDTELGKVSGTTGEMIQSYPLAMTQLMIVYHMIKATKAL, from the coding sequence ATGTCACAGCGCCCGATCATTCTTGGCATCGTTGGAGATAGCGCGGCGGGAAAGACAACCCTGACACGCGGAATTGCTCAAGTTCTGGGCGAAGAGAATGTGACAATCATTTGCACCGACGATTATCACAAATACGATCGTAGCGATCGCGCTCAAATTGGGATTACTGCGCTTCATCCTGACTGTAATCATTTAGACATCATGCAGCAGCATTTATCCCTGTTGCGATCGGGTCAACCGATTTTGAAACCAAACTATAGTCACAAGACCGGAACTTTTGAAGCGCCGACTTACATTAAACCGAATCGCTTTGTCATTATCGAAGGCTTGCTGGGTTACTCGACTCGACTTGCACGAGACTGTTATGACGTGAAAGTGTATCTTGCGCCACCCGAAGATGTCCGCGCTCAGTGGAAGGTTAAGCGCGACACTCAGAAGCGTGGATACACTGAGGAGCAAGTTTTAGAAGAGTTACGCAAACGAGAACCGGATTCATCCGAATTCATCCGTCCGCAACGGGCTTGGGCAGATATGATTGTGAGTTTTTGCCCGCCCACTTCTACACCGAGTCCGAACGGTCATTTAGATGTGAAATTGGTGTTGCGCCCAACGATTCCACATCCAGATTTAACTCAAGTGGTGGGCGATGATGCACCGACGCGATCGGCAATTCGATTAGGACTCGATCGAGATATGGGCAAGCCTGTCGATGTGCTGGAAATTGACGGACATGCGACAAAAGAGCAGGTTGTCCACCTAGAGCGGTTTATCTGCGATGAACTTCCCGCCTTATCTAATGTCTGCAATCCGACAGGCGATACCGAACTGGGCAAAGTCTCAGGAACGACTGGGGAAATGATTCAAAGTTATCCGCTGGCAATGACACAGTTAATGATCGTGTATCACATGATCAAGGCAACGAAAGCGCTTTAG
- a CDS encoding hypothetical protein (similar to AA sequence:cyanobase_aa:cce_0109) — MNSTSISPLRWHLKKLARRLMILSSLVLRGFQFGHDRRSQIRVLTYHRFGYQPRDPFCVTPKDFETQMAWLARHKRAVSLEQIERFLRGEIDLPNGSVLVTIDDGYQSVYDFALPILKKYNIPAVVFVTVSAIDHHEDAEPHLTWNQVRELASHITVASHGWTHRSLGKISFEEMQVEVLRSRKMLEQKLGNPVTAFAYPFGTLADFNATTATVLQNSHYQYAFTSQHGSISERESPLNRFYLPRIKVEGGEGLWMFRLLVGGGLDHWRLIDQTLWKFQQSPDRPAV; from the coding sequence ATGAACTCAACCTCAATTAGCCCCCTTCGCTGGCATCTGAAAAAATTGGCACGTCGGCTGATGATTCTCTCTAGTCTGGTCTTGAGAGGATTCCAGTTTGGTCACGATCGACGATCGCAAATTCGAGTTTTGACCTATCACCGTTTTGGGTATCAGCCCCGTGATCCGTTTTGTGTCACGCCCAAGGATTTTGAAACTCAGATGGCTTGGCTTGCTCGTCATAAACGGGCGGTTTCCTTGGAGCAGATCGAGCGATTTTTGAGGGGCGAAATTGATCTTCCTAACGGATCAGTGCTGGTGACGATCGATGATGGTTATCAAAGCGTTTATGATTTCGCGCTGCCGATTCTGAAAAAGTACAATATTCCCGCTGTTGTATTTGTGACGGTGAGCGCGATCGATCACCACGAAGATGCAGAGCCGCACTTAACTTGGAATCAAGTTCGAGAGTTGGCATCTCATATCACAGTGGCATCGCACGGATGGACGCATCGATCGCTGGGCAAGATTAGCTTTGAGGAAATGCAAGTCGAAGTTCTGCGATCGCGAAAAATGCTGGAGCAAAAATTAGGCAATCCAGTCACCGCGTTTGCCTATCCATTTGGAACGCTGGCTGATTTTAATGCGACCACTGCAACTGTTTTGCAGAATAGTCACTATCAGTATGCGTTTACGTCTCAGCATGGTTCGATTTCAGAGCGGGAGTCGCCCTTGAATCGGTTCTATCTGCCCCGCATTAAAGTGGAGGGAGGTGAAGGATTGTGGATGTTTCGACTTTTAGTCGGAGGCGGACTCGATCACTGGCGGCTGATCGATCAAACCTTGTGGAAATTTCAGCAAAGTCCCGATCGTCCAGCGGTGTGA
- a CDS encoding glycosyl transferase, WecB/TagA/CpsF family (similar to AA sequence:cyanobase_aa:CYA_0146): MIPQPFTLTLSRTSGRSISPVSVFGIPIANATRSEAINIMEELIQRSTPSQIFLPNAHTLNLAMSDPNYHAVLNRATYRFGDGAGIRIAARMRGVKMKANLVGTDLVPDFFHATANRGYRYFLLGADPDTIERAARYAKKRFPGWELVGYHHGYLTNPETREKAIEQIKAAQPHVLLVGMGNPIQETWIDRYQPDQVPLAIGVGGLFDHWGGNLKRAPRWVRYFGFEWLQLLIQQPKKWQRYLVGNFTFLLNAVLYWRPDLDLAAKFNRKRMR; encoded by the coding sequence ATGATTCCGCAACCATTCACTCTGACGCTCTCGCGCACCTCTGGGCGCTCAATTTCACCTGTTTCAGTTTTCGGTATCCCGATCGCCAATGCTACCCGGTCAGAAGCGATCAACATCATGGAGGAACTGATTCAACGATCGACTCCTTCCCAAATCTTTCTTCCGAATGCTCACACGCTAAATTTAGCGATGTCTGATCCGAACTATCACGCTGTTCTCAATCGTGCCACTTACCGATTTGGGGACGGGGCTGGAATTCGGATTGCTGCTCGGATGCGAGGAGTCAAAATGAAGGCGAATCTGGTCGGAACTGATCTCGTTCCAGACTTTTTCCACGCCACCGCAAATCGAGGCTACCGTTACTTTCTACTGGGTGCAGATCCAGACACGATCGAACGTGCGGCTCGATATGCTAAAAAACGCTTTCCAGGCTGGGAATTAGTGGGATATCACCACGGATATCTGACCAATCCCGAAACTAGAGAGAAAGCGATCGAACAAATTAAAGCCGCTCAACCTCATGTGTTGCTGGTCGGAATGGGCAATCCGATTCAAGAAACTTGGATCGATCGCTATCAACCCGATCAAGTTCCACTCGCGATCGGAGTCGGTGGACTGTTCGATCATTGGGGCGGAAATCTGAAACGTGCGCCTCGCTGGGTGCGATATTTCGGGTTTGAATGGCTCCAACTCTTGATTCAACAGCCCAAAAAATGGCAGCGTTATCTCGTCGGTAACTTTACTTTTCTGCTGAATGCCGTTCTGTATTGGAGACCCGATCTCGATTTAGCCGCTAAATTCAACCGTAAAAGAATGCGATGA
- a CDS encoding MarR family transcriptional regulator (similar to AA sequence:cyanobase_aa:LBDG_09440) — MLSSQTEPIPANLNRLLAPHGIGYRIKLLSQLLGRRFQERLDPYRLTPFHWVVLCCLWQEDGQATSSIGDRLQQVGGTLTGVLDRMCDRGLIRRERDTQDRRIWRIWLTDAGRQLEDILPPIAVEVREAALQGISYAEREQFSDIVDRIIANFANTTPVSPPEGWQSLLAPHNLGYRIKIIAQLGTRRFQERLDPFELTPFHWVVLCCLWQEDGQATSGIGEKLQQVGGTLTGVLDRMCDRGLIRRERDTQDRRIWRIWLTEAGEELKTTLPPVAMSLAQTMMTGISTEEQAALSEWVNRAIANLSTP, encoded by the coding sequence ATGCTCTCTTCCCAAACTGAACCAATCCCAGCGAACCTCAACCGATTACTCGCCCCCCACGGTATCGGATATCGCATTAAACTCCTTTCCCAACTCCTTGGTCGTAGATTTCAGGAACGCCTTGACCCCTATCGATTAACCCCTTTTCATTGGGTCGTTCTCTGCTGCTTGTGGCAAGAAGATGGTCAAGCAACTTCGAGTATTGGCGATCGATTACAACAGGTTGGCGGCACTTTAACCGGAGTCTTAGATCGAATGTGCGATCGCGGTTTGATTCGTCGCGAAAGAGATACCCAAGACCGACGAATTTGGCGGATCTGGCTTACCGATGCAGGGCGGCAACTTGAAGACATTTTGCCCCCGATTGCAGTTGAAGTTCGGGAAGCAGCGCTACAGGGGATCTCGTATGCAGAGCGCGAACAATTTTCGGATATTGTCGATCGCATTATTGCAAATTTCGCGAATACAACTCCAGTGAGTCCTCCAGAGGGGTGGCAGTCGCTTCTTGCGCCTCACAATTTGGGCTACCGCATCAAAATCATTGCCCAACTTGGAACCCGTCGATTTCAGGAACGGCTCGATCCGTTTGAACTTACGCCGTTTCACTGGGTGGTTTTGTGCTGTCTCTGGCAAGAAGACGGACAAGCAACTTCTGGAATTGGCGAAAAGCTTCAGCAGGTCGGTGGAACGCTGACTGGAGTGCTCGATCGCATGTGCGATCGAGGGTTAATTCGTCGAGAGCGGGATACGCAAGACCGACGGATTTGGCGAATTTGGCTGACGGAAGCTGGAGAAGAATTGAAGACGACTTTGCCTCCGGTGGCGATGTCGCTGGCTCAAACAATGATGACTGGAATTTCAACGGAAGAGCAAGCGGCGCTATCTGAATGGGTGAATCGTGCGATCGCGAATTTGAGCACGCCCTAG
- a CDS encoding phosphohistidine phosphatase, SixA (similar to AA sequence:cyanobase_aa:LBDG_44820) has product MKLYMIRHGLAGQHGDYPNDDERPLTSEGKRKTEQVAKRLRELGLKFDLILTSPLVRAKQTAEILEAAHLTDDLKVEGYLAPSGDIQTWLSWLESWRNPEKTLALVGHEPGLSNWTELLIWGSVRDRIILKKAGAIGIEVPDGGTILANCQLFWLTPPKFLL; this is encoded by the coding sequence ATGAAGCTCTACATGATTCGACATGGACTCGCAGGACAACACGGCGACTATCCCAACGACGACGAGCGCCCTCTAACTTCAGAAGGTAAGCGCAAGACCGAACAGGTGGCAAAACGGCTTCGGGAGTTGGGATTGAAGTTTGATCTCATTCTGACGAGTCCACTTGTTCGTGCCAAACAAACGGCTGAAATTCTCGAAGCGGCTCACTTGACTGATGATTTGAAAGTCGAGGGCTATCTTGCACCGAGTGGAGATATTCAAACTTGGTTATCCTGGCTTGAGTCGTGGCGCAATCCAGAGAAAACCCTCGCGTTAGTTGGACATGAGCCTGGTTTAAGTAATTGGACAGAACTACTCATTTGGGGATCAGTGCGCGATCGTATTATTCTCAAAAAAGCGGGCGCGATTGGCATTGAAGTTCCAGACGGCGGAACAATACTTGCGAACTGCCAACTTTTTTGGTTAACTCCCCCCAAATTTCTATTGTGA
- a CDS encoding phosphoesterase domain-containing protein (similar to AA sequence:cyanobase_aa:LBDG_44810), which translates to MEPDSGISGLNPTEIHSIEVPSKPSSNGASYDHRGRFPYDVMRSPEQEQKIEAFRQVLERHRGDRQLIILQDFPDPDALSSAWAYKLIAQKFEIQSEIVYAGTLSHQENIALVKLTSLPLQRLTTQTAKTKDFSLYKGCVLIDNQGTTSQLLTSVQQANIPITVVIDHHSMQDELKAEFVDIRSYTRATATILTQYIQAGLLKFDTSTTEHVKCATALMHGLRSDTNRLMQAQEEDFLAAAFLSRFYDAQLLNAVMQSSRSKQVMDVIERSLKNRTVHNNFSIAGVGYLRYDDRDAIPQAADFLVTEENVHTAVVYGIVHDEDEELEFVVGSLRTNKLTLDPDEFIKEAFGQDAQGRFFGGGRSQAGGFEIPMGFLSGFTENSEYAKTKWSVFDSQVKQKLLRLVNPEQNYPKGVN; encoded by the coding sequence ATGGAACCAGACTCCGGCATTTCTGGGCTGAATCCAACTGAAATCCACTCGATCGAGGTTCCTTCTAAACCTTCGTCGAATGGTGCGAGTTATGACCATCGAGGACGTTTTCCCTACGATGTGATGCGTTCCCCCGAACAAGAACAAAAAATTGAGGCTTTTCGCCAAGTTCTGGAGCGGCACAGAGGCGATCGACAGTTAATCATCCTACAAGACTTTCCTGATCCCGATGCACTTTCTTCCGCTTGGGCATACAAGTTAATTGCTCAAAAGTTCGAGATTCAGTCTGAAATTGTTTATGCGGGAACGCTTTCACACCAAGAAAACATTGCACTGGTGAAATTGACCTCGCTTCCGCTGCAACGGTTGACTACTCAAACTGCAAAGACAAAAGATTTTTCGCTCTATAAAGGCTGTGTGCTGATTGACAACCAGGGAACAACCAGTCAGTTGCTTACGTCCGTGCAACAGGCGAATATCCCGATTACGGTTGTGATTGATCACCACAGTATGCAAGACGAACTCAAGGCTGAATTTGTCGATATTCGCTCTTACACTCGTGCAACTGCGACGATCTTGACGCAGTATATTCAAGCGGGATTGCTCAAGTTTGATACCAGTACGACCGAACACGTAAAATGTGCGACCGCCTTAATGCACGGATTACGATCGGATACGAATCGCTTGATGCAGGCACAGGAAGAAGATTTTCTCGCGGCTGCATTTTTGAGCCGTTTCTACGACGCGCAGTTGTTGAACGCGGTCATGCAGTCCTCACGATCGAAGCAAGTGATGGATGTGATTGAACGATCGCTGAAAAATCGAACCGTTCACAATAATTTTTCGATCGCAGGTGTAGGTTATTTGAGATACGACGATCGGGATGCGATCCCGCAGGCGGCTGATTTCCTTGTGACTGAAGAGAATGTCCATACGGCAGTCGTTTACGGCATTGTCCACGACGAAGATGAAGAACTCGAATTCGTTGTGGGATCGCTCCGAACGAACAAGTTGACGCTCGACCCCGATGAATTTATCAAAGAAGCCTTTGGGCAAGATGCTCAGGGGCGCTTTTTTGGAGGCGGTCGATCGCAAGCAGGTGGATTTGAAATTCCGATGGGATTTCTCTCAGGCTTCACTGAAAACAGCGAATACGCCAAAACCAAATGGTCAGTGTTCGATTCTCAGGTGAAACAAAAATTGCTGCGACTGGTGAATCCAGAACAGAACTATCCGAAAGGAGTCAATTAA
- a CDS encoding HNH endonuclease (similar to AA sequence:cyanobase_aa:LBDG_44790) gives MGKVLVLNASYEPLNITSWRRAVVLLIKGKAEQVEHNGKFVYSGFPLPTVIRLRHYVRVPYKEIPLTRKNLLHRDGHSCQYCGYTGDDLTLDHVIPRSRGGGDSWENIVTACVRCNVKKGNRTPKEAAMPLRNPPHRPHSSLYFEVTKHVKNGVNQEWQKYVIGGVREE, from the coding sequence ATGGGAAAGGTTCTGGTGCTCAATGCCTCTTATGAACCGCTCAATATCACCAGTTGGCGGCGGGCAGTTGTACTGCTAATCAAAGGCAAAGCTGAGCAAGTCGAGCATAATGGAAAGTTTGTTTATTCGGGGTTTCCACTCCCCACAGTGATTCGCCTGCGCCATTACGTGCGCGTTCCTTACAAGGAGATTCCGCTCACTCGCAAGAATCTCTTACACCGCGATGGGCATTCCTGTCAGTACTGCGGCTACACCGGAGACGATCTGACACTGGATCACGTGATTCCTCGATCGAGAGGCGGTGGTGATTCTTGGGAAAATATTGTCACGGCTTGCGTCCGCTGCAACGTCAAGAAAGGCAATCGTACCCCAAAAGAAGCCGCAATGCCACTGCGAAATCCGCCTCATCGTCCGCATAGTAGTCTCTACTTTGAAGTGACGAAGCATGTGAAGAACGGCGTGAACCAGGAATGGCAGAAATATGTCATCGGGGGAGTCCGCGAAGAATAA
- a CDS encoding hypothetical protein (similar to AA sequence:cyanobase_aa:LBDG_20890) has translation MKIFHLSLREFETLNKNRADQLVFQDKTYVKGDAFSERVYDRVIENLRAEDDSTTCLVVDMNGGYFVWREIKRPEIVVEEEIPEDSLIDSDEMSNLIAFSIDQVIEAVLTRKQPITPELLSDHLKNPELDKKIFAKLEEMGTLLQISEFIDTLTPRTPHPAPRTRIYRGVSY, from the coding sequence ATGAAAATTTTCCATCTGAGCCTACGTGAGTTTGAAACGCTGAATAAAAACCGCGCAGATCAATTGGTTTTTCAGGACAAAACCTACGTTAAAGGCGACGCGTTTTCGGAACGAGTTTACGATCGAGTGATTGAAAATCTCCGAGCAGAAGACGATTCAACAACTTGCCTTGTCGTTGATATGAATGGCGGCTATTTCGTCTGGCGTGAAATTAAGCGACCTGAAATCGTTGTTGAAGAAGAGATTCCAGAAGATTCATTGATCGACTCAGATGAAATGTCTAACTTGATTGCGTTCTCGATTGATCAAGTGATCGAAGCAGTCCTGACCCGAAAACAACCGATTACGCCTGAACTTTTGAGCGATCACCTCAAAAATCCCGAATTAGACAAAAAGATTTTCGCCAAACTCGAAGAAATGGGCACACTTCTGCAAATTTCTGAATTTATTGACACCCTGACACCCCGCACCCCACACCCCGCACCCCGCACCCGCATTTATCGTGGCGTTTCGTACTAA
- a CDS encoding adenylate cyclase (similar to AA sequence:cyanobase_aa:LBDG_02950), whose protein sequence is MPTPQSSTRRLTSLYIASLGTVAFLALLGQAIVQSMLSQQTRDSKVIEIATHQKILSWQLREAALALKVERDRENALKIREIQDILTAWDAADRKVQTAIQKAMIFNHDRSEIKRQADALAPSHLRIQTAARSIIASESRRSNPQQTLNDLREIREAGKEFADGINQLILTYNHQAQAGIAQLRMVEFGLFGLLLLILLLEGILVFRPAVDKLQVALNELAIALSTTQETAAQLAAEQAQSERLLLNILPSPIAERLKCTDETTQPHIADGFGDVTVLFADIVGFTDISARTSPQELVSLLNQIFSRFDRLAEHHGLEKIKTIGDAYMVVGGLPHPSDDHAIAVANMAIDMQDAINQFNRDTGEAFSIRIGMNTGAVVAGVIGIKKFIYDLWGDTVNIASRMESHGVAGGIQVTEATYKRLTDTHLFEPRGIIQVKGRGEMATYWLKGKKQLVPTV, encoded by the coding sequence ATGCCGACACCCCAATCCTCGACTCGTCGATTGACTTCACTTTATATCGCTTCACTCGGTACAGTGGCATTTCTCGCCCTCTTAGGTCAAGCGATCGTGCAATCGATGTTATCTCAACAAACCCGCGATTCAAAAGTGATTGAGATTGCCACGCATCAAAAAATTCTAAGCTGGCAACTCCGGGAGGCAGCACTCGCGCTGAAAGTGGAACGCGATCGTGAAAATGCACTTAAGATTCGGGAAATTCAGGATATTCTAACCGCGTGGGATGCTGCCGATCGCAAAGTTCAAACCGCGATTCAGAAAGCAATGATCTTTAATCACGATCGCTCTGAAATCAAACGACAGGCGGATGCACTTGCGCCTTCTCATCTAAGAATTCAAACCGCCGCTCGATCGATTATTGCGTCTGAGTCTCGTAGATCGAATCCTCAACAAACATTAAACGATTTGCGAGAAATTCGAGAAGCGGGGAAAGAATTTGCAGATGGGATTAATCAACTCATTCTTACGTACAATCATCAAGCTCAAGCGGGAATTGCACAATTACGAATGGTTGAATTTGGACTGTTCGGATTATTGCTTCTGATTCTGTTACTGGAAGGGATTTTGGTGTTTCGTCCTGCGGTGGATAAGCTGCAAGTGGCTTTGAATGAATTAGCGATCGCGCTTTCCACGACTCAAGAGACTGCGGCTCAACTCGCTGCTGAACAAGCCCAATCCGAGCGGTTGTTATTGAACATTTTGCCAAGCCCGATCGCGGAACGGCTCAAGTGTACAGACGAAACGACTCAGCCCCATATTGCTGATGGATTTGGCGATGTCACAGTTCTGTTTGCCGATATTGTTGGCTTTACGGATATTTCTGCTCGGACTTCTCCCCAAGAACTCGTTTCCTTATTGAATCAGATTTTTTCTCGGTTCGATCGCTTAGCGGAACATCACGGATTAGAGAAGATTAAAACGATCGGGGATGCTTACATGGTCGTGGGAGGTCTGCCCCATCCGAGTGATGACCATGCGATCGCGGTTGCAAATATGGCGATCGATATGCAAGATGCAATTAATCAATTTAATCGAGATACCGGAGAAGCCTTTAGTATTCGGATTGGGATGAATACGGGAGCCGTGGTTGCAGGAGTGATTGGCATTAAAAAATTCATCTACGATCTCTGGGGCGATACCGTGAATATTGCGAGTCGAATGGAGTCTCACGGGGTCGCTGGTGGAATTCAAGTGACCGAAGCAACCTATAAACGATTAACCGATACGCATCTTTTTGAGCCGCGTGGAATCATTCAGGTAAAAGGACGCGGAGAAATGGCAACCTATTGGTTGAAAGGTAAAAAGCAACTTGTTCCCACCGTTTAA
- a CDS encoding alanine racemase (similar to AA sequence:cyanobase_aa:LBDG_02960), with amino-acid sequence MLSWDQSSSIALMQRERAWVEIDLAALSHNVQQILSLISPKTELMAVVKADAYGHGAVTVAQTVLQSGASWLGVATIPEGIELREAGIEAPILVLGATHTSEQIRAIEHWNLQPTLCTPKQALVYSESARHILPIHLKLDTGMSRLGTSWEHAIEFVKLVKGLPNLSIASIYSHLATAEDLDPTIRQQQQQRYEAAIRACGYDLNGKRPRFHLANSAGTIVDSSLHYDMVRTGLLLYGLYPAEHLRSALDLRPVMQVKARVTQVKTIQAGTGVSYGYRFIADRETQIAVIGIGYADGVPRNLSNKMTALVRGQHAKQIGSITMDQLMLDVSHIPALQEGEVVTLLGQDGNEKILADDWANLLGTISWEILCGFKHRLPRVAVGKPLAKREMIDRSSRKFWS; translated from the coding sequence ATGTTGAGTTGGGATCAAAGTTCGAGTATTGCACTGATGCAGCGGGAACGCGCTTGGGTGGAGATTGATCTGGCGGCACTGTCTCATAATGTGCAGCAGATTCTCAGCCTGATTTCACCCAAAACGGAATTGATGGCGGTTGTAAAGGCGGATGCGTATGGACATGGAGCCGTGACCGTGGCGCAAACCGTTCTGCAATCGGGCGCAAGTTGGCTTGGAGTGGCAACGATTCCTGAAGGAATTGAACTGAGAGAGGCGGGAATTGAAGCGCCGATCTTGGTTCTAGGCGCAACTCATACTTCTGAGCAGATTCGAGCGATCGAGCATTGGAATCTTCAACCCACGCTCTGTACTCCCAAACAAGCTTTGGTCTATTCAGAATCCGCCCGTCACATCTTGCCGATCCATCTCAAGCTTGACACGGGAATGTCTCGGCTCGGAACGTCTTGGGAACATGCGATCGAGTTTGTGAAATTGGTCAAAGGACTGCCAAATTTGTCGATCGCAAGTATCTATTCGCATCTTGCCACCGCTGAAGATCTCGATCCCACGATTCGTCAACAACAACAACAGCGATACGAAGCGGCAATTCGCGCCTGTGGATACGACTTGAATGGCAAACGTCCGCGCTTTCATTTAGCAAATTCGGCAGGTACGATCGTTGATTCAAGCTTGCACTATGACATGGTGCGAACTGGACTGTTACTATACGGACTCTATCCCGCCGAACATCTGAGATCTGCTTTAGATTTGCGCCCTGTGATGCAAGTGAAAGCTCGTGTGACTCAAGTTAAAACGATTCAAGCGGGAACAGGTGTGAGTTATGGATATCGATTTATTGCCGATCGGGAAACCCAAATCGCTGTGATCGGAATCGGTTATGCAGACGGAGTTCCCCGAAACTTATCGAATAAAATGACCGCACTCGTTCGGGGACAACACGCTAAACAAATCGGCTCGATCACAATGGATCAACTGATGCTCGATGTCAGCCATATTCCTGCTTTGCAAGAAGGGGAAGTTGTCACCTTGTTGGGTCAAGACGGCAACGAAAAGATTTTGGCAGATGATTGGGCAAATCTGCTCGGAACGATTTCTTGGGAAATTCTGTGTGGATTCAAACATCGATTGCCGCGAGTTGCCGTGGGAAAGCCTCTGGCGAAACGGGAAATGATCGATCGCTCCTCTCGCAAATTCTGGAGTTAG
- a CDS encoding unknown protein (similar to AA sequence:cyanobase_aa:sll0328): protein MSPQIRIYCHVCRRSLSPRNYDLVRWESFPFQICQNCLNQLQRQGIMVAPEITIESESMIQIALQSREGGEREVETPTGFIDLVTDEYVIEIKHVKDWKDGAKVLIYALSFPSRKPRVHLFGGYSQGFRSMVEETFKQLNIAVSWEREPY from the coding sequence ATGAGTCCACAGATTCGGATTTATTGCCATGTTTGCCGTCGATCGCTCTCTCCTCGAAATTATGATCTGGTTCGTTGGGAAAGCTTCCCGTTTCAAATATGTCAGAATTGCCTTAACCAACTTCAGCGTCAAGGAATTATGGTTGCACCCGAAATTACGATCGAGAGCGAATCAATGATCCAAATCGCGCTTCAAAGCCGAGAAGGAGGAGAGCGCGAGGTTGAAACTCCAACTGGGTTTATTGATCTCGTGACGGATGAGTATGTCATCGAGATTAAGCACGTCAAAGACTGGAAAGACGGCGCTAAAGTGCTGATCTATGCACTGAGCTTTCCGAGCCGAAAGCCTAGAGTTCATCTATTTGGAGGATATAGCCAAGGATTTCGATCAATGGTCGAAGAGACCTTCAAACAGTTGAATATTGCTGTGTCTTGGGAACGTGAGCCGTACTAA
- a CDS encoding glutathione S-transferase domain protein (similar to AA sequence:cyanobase_aa:LBDG_09880), translated as MAFTLVIGNKNYSSWSLRPWLALKQFDFSFDEVRIPLYTPDSTAQIRQYCPDGNGKVPILIHDDLTIWDSMAIFEYLAEMYPERSWWTGDRTGRAVARSICAEMHSGFFPLRNQMGMNCRRHFPNYEISPEVQQDVDRITTIWTHCRERYGPGGAFLFGRFTIADAVYAPVILRFRTYDVKLEPVCQAYSEAILALPAMQEWLESAIAEPEIIPAFEPQ; from the coding sequence ATGGCTTTTACGTTAGTGATTGGCAACAAAAACTATTCGTCCTGGTCATTGCGTCCGTGGCTGGCGTTGAAGCAATTCGATTTCTCGTTTGATGAAGTCCGAATTCCGCTTTATACGCCAGACTCGACTGCTCAAATTCGCCAGTATTGTCCAGACGGAAACGGGAAAGTTCCAATTCTGATTCATGACGATCTCACAATCTGGGATTCGATGGCAATTTTTGAATATCTTGCCGAAATGTATCCAGAGCGATCGTGGTGGACAGGCGATCGAACCGGACGTGCTGTAGCTCGATCGATTTGTGCGGAGATGCACAGTGGATTCTTCCCGCTGCGAAATCAGATGGGAATGAACTGCCGTAGACATTTTCCAAACTATGAAATTAGCCCAGAAGTGCAACAGGATGTCGATCGGATTACAACAATCTGGACGCATTGCCGTGAGCGATATGGTCCCGGTGGAGCATTCTTATTTGGGCGATTTACGATCGCAGATGCCGTTTATGCTCCTGTGATTCTGAGATTTCGTACTTATGATGTGAAGCTTGAGCCAGTTTGTCAGGCATATTCGGAAGCAATTCTGGCGTTACCCGCGATGCAGGAATGGTTGGAAAGTGCGATCGCAGAACCTGAAATCATTCCAGCCTTTGAACCGCAATGA